In Candidatus Methylomirabilis sp., the genomic window GGGCCTACCGGCTGGTGAAGAAGCACCACGATTGCCGACTGATCCTGGCGGGTGGGGGTGCGGAGGATGATCCGGAGGGAGCAGCGGTTTTAGCCGAGGTAAGAGAAGAGGCAGGCTACGATCCGGACATCCATGTCCTCGAGTTGCCACCGGACGCGCACTTGGAGATCAACGCCTTGCAGCGGGCGGCCACGATTGTTGTACAAAAGTCGATCCGGGAAGGGTTCGGGCTGACCGTAGCAGAAGCGATGTGGAAGGGGAAACCCGTCGTGGGGGGTGCTGCCGGCGGAATCACGGTGCAGGTGATCGACGATGTGACCGGCTACACGGTGCATTCGATCGAAGGTGCGGCATTCCGTGTCAGGCACCTCCTCAACAATCCTGACCTGATCGCCAGAATGGGGGAGGCGGGGCGGGAGTATATTCGGCGTGAGTTCCTGATCACTCGCCATCTGGCCGACTACTTGACGCTACTTATGGTGCTCACGGAGTGAGGAACTCAGAAACGGCAGGCAAAGCTGACCTCAAAGTTGAGGTCGTTATGCAGCATACCTTCGATCGAATGAACTGATCGGAGGAGAGGAAGGGCACATGCGGGTTACTCTGCGGCTGGTTCTCGCAATCGTGACGGTCGTGAGCGTGATCGTACTGGCTTTCACTCTTCTGCAGGTACGTCAGGAAAAGCTGAGGCAGATGAGTGATCTTGAGCGTCGGACCTCGCTGTTGGCTGAAAGTCTGGGGGAGACGGTCGAGCCCTTGGTTGGACAAGGCCAGTCAGCGCGGCTGCAGCGGATTGTCGAGAAGTTCGGGAACCGGGAACGGCTCGCCGGAGTAGCTGTCTACGATACGAAGGGGCTCCCGCTGGCCGTCACGCACACGCTCGCTGCCCATGTCGCAACGCCTCCAAAGCACGTGATCGAGGCAATAGCCGCAGATCACCAAATAGGCGATGTGATCACCATCGGTGAGAAGCTGATGTACGTGTTCGTTCTGCCGCTTCACCCTGAGGCGCAGGTCGCCGGCGCTCTTGCGCTCTTCCATGATGCGAGCTATATCCAGCATCGTCTTCGCGAGATATGGCAATACAATTTCCTGCGACTGTTGATTCAGGCCCTCTTGATCTCATTGACGACGCTGCTCGTTGTGCGATTGACCCTCATCGGGCCCATCGTACGAGTAGCCGAGTGGATCAAGCGATTGCGCAAAGGAGAGCTGATCGATGCCTCGCTACTCTCCGGTAAAGGCCTCCTGAACCCGCTGGTAAGGGAAGTTACGCACTTGGCAAAGAGCCTGTCGGCTGCAAAGGCCGCCGCCGAAGATGCCACGCTCAGGCAAGCGGGGGAAGCGCTCTGGACTCCCAGGTCATTGAAAGACCACCTGCGGCTAAAACTCCGGGGAAGATCGATCTTCGTCATCTCCAATCGTGAGCCTTACATCCATGTCAACAATGGGAAGCAGGTGGAATGCCTCGTTCCGGCGAGTGGCTTAGTGACCGCACTGGAGCCTGTGCTGGCCGCCTGTGAAGGTACATGGATTGCCCATGGGAGCGGTGACGCCGATAGCCTGGTCGTGGATGACGCAGACAGGCTCAGGGTCCCTCCTGCAGACCCGAAATACATCCTGAAGAGAGTGTGGCTGACGAAGGCGGAAGAAAAGGGATACTACTATGGGTTTGCCAATGAGGGACTATGGCCCCTCTGCCACATTGCTCATACCCGGCCCGTCTTTCGAGCCGACGACTGGCGATACTATCGGGATGTGAACGGCAAGTTTGCGCAGGTTGCGTTGGCGGAGCTCGAAGGTGTTGAAGAGCCCTGTGTGCTTATCCAGGATTATCACTTTGCCCTCCTGCCACGGTTGATCAAGGAAAGGCGACCTGATGCTCGCGTGGGGCTCTTCTGGCATATCCCATGGCCCAATCCCGAATCGTTCGGTATCTGTCCGTGGCAGCGCGAACTGCTGCATGGGATGCTGGGTGCAGACCTGATCGGATTCCACATTCAGTTCCATTGCAACAATTTCCTGGACACGGTAGACCGGGCGCTGGAATCACGCATCGAGTGGGAGCACTTTGCCGTCAGGCGTGGCAACTCTACAACGTATGTCAAACCCTTCCCGATCAGTATCGCCTTCCCCGATGACGCGACAGCGCCGGGCGAAGGCACCGTGGAGCCACAGGGCAAGGATGCGCTGCTCATGGAATTCGGCGTTCGGACAACCTATCTTGCCGTAGGCGTCGACCGCCTCGACTATACCAAAGGACTGCTTGAACGTCTGCGAGGCATCGAGCGGTTCTTGGAGAAATACCCGAAGTTCCAGGGGGAGTTTACCTTCGTGGAGCTCGGGGCGCCGAGCCGCACCCACATCAAGCAGTATCAGGACCTGATCGCCGCCATCGAGGCCGAGTCGGATCGCATCAACTGGCGCTTCCAGAATAGCGACTGGAAACCCATTCTTCTCCTCAAACGGCACCACACCGGCCAGGCGATCCGGCGATTCTATAAGGCGGCCGATGCCTGCCTGGTCACATCGCTCCACGATGGGATGAACCTTGTTGCGAAGGAGTTCGTGGCGGCTCGGGAGGATGAACAAGGCGTCCTGATATTGAGTCGATTTACAGGGGCGTCTCGCGAGTTGCGCGATGCCCTTATCGTCAACCCCTACGACATTGAAGAGCTGGCAGACGCCGTCTATGCGGCCGTGAACATGACCAAGGAAGAGCAGACTATTCGCATGCGACGGATGCGTGACGTAGTGAAAGAGCACAACGTGTATCGATGGGCTGCCGATCTGATGACTGAGCTCGTGCAGGTTCGTGTGGAGGAGGCGCAGGTCCCAGTGGCCTGACCTGATACGCCCCGATGGAATGGCTGTGGTCCCAATGGCCGCAGGTCGCGGCGGAAATCTTGAGCAGTAGTCATACAGTGCTGTTCCTGGATTACGACGGCACATTGACGCGGATCGCTCCCACCCCGGAGCAGGCGACGCTTTCTGCTTCGACACGGTCGGTGCTCCGGGAGCTCGCGCACCGTCCTCGAATGACGGTTGCCGTGATCAGCGGCCGACGTCTCAATGAGCTGCGACGGCTGGTCAGGGTGCGAGATTTAATCTACATCGGCAATCACGGACTGGAGATGTGGCAAGATGGTCAGCAGGTTGGAGTGATCGTGCCACAGCCGTTACAGGAAGCCGTCGCCCATATTCGCTCTCAGCTCACCAGTCTTGTGGCAGAAATCCCTGGTGTGCTGATCGAGGACAAAGGCCTGTCGGTCAGCCTGCATTACCGGTTGGTGCCGACCAGGCTGGAGAGTCAGCTCAAGACGGTGGTCCTGCGCGACGTGCTTCCCCGTGTGTACTCATCAGGACTGACAGTCCTTCACGGAAAGAAGGTCATCGAACTCCGCCCCAATCTCAACTGGACAAAGGGTCATGCCGCACTGAGGTTGATGAAGCACATCCGCCGACGCTCGGTCCTGCCGGTTTATATCGGCGACGATCGAACTGACGAAGATGCATTTAGAGCACTGGCCGAGGGCATCACGATACGGGTCGGCGCCCATGAGGGATCGAAGGCCCACTATTACGTGCGGGACGTGAAGGAAGTGATTGCGCTGCTCCGATGGATAGCGCAACCTTCTCAGCGGGATAGTGACGGGCCTCATGGCCGGCGCAGCCGATGAGCATGGTATTCCTGCACATAGGCAATCAACTTTAGTCAATGTAGAGCAACACGTGAAGCGGTTTTCCATGAGAATTGGGACAAGGCTGGTTACCTCCCTGACGATTGCGGTAGCGATCGTGACGGGTCTGTATCTGTACCGACAGTTGAGTGCGGAGCGGGACGCGCTGATCGAGCAGCGTGAGCGGGAAATTCTGGTGATGGCCAGGACCTTGGAGGTGGCAGTCCGGAATGCCGTCCGCCGCGACCAGTGGGAGGACGTTCAAGAGCTCTTCGAGGAGGCGAAGGGATACGCCGGAGTCGCTCGCGTGACACTCTTTCTGGCCGACGGCACTCCTCTTGTTGGGGGGGACCAGGAAGGGATCGAGGTGACGCCTGCCAAGGCGGAGTTCCAAGAGGCTATCCAGCAGAACAAGGCGAAGCGCTTCTTCCATACGTTGAACGGGGAGCAGGCCCTCCACTACCTACGTCCCATCCGACTGGTCAAAAGAGGCCCGGCCCTTCTTGAGATTGTGTATCGGACCTCGCAGATCGAGGGAGCCTACCTTCGCCGCCGAGACGAGATCGTCTTAGCCGGGATCGCCATCATGGGGGCGATTGCCATGGTGTTCTGGTACCTGACAAAACGAAACATCTCCAGGCCTATTCAAGCGCTGATTGAGGGAGCCGCCGCTATTGGGGCTGGGGAATTGGATCGACGGATACCTATTATACGTAGGGATGAATTGGGCCGATTGGCGGCTGAGTTCAATCGGATGACGGAAAACCTGAAACAGGCCAGGGAGCAGATTTTGGAGGAGACGGTCAAGAAGCTTGAACTGGAACGACAGCTTCAGCATTCCGAGAAGCTGGCGGCGGTGGGACGGCTCGCCGCAGGTCTGGCTCACGAGATCGGGACGCCTCTGAACGTCATCTCCGGGAGGGCGGAGTATCTGCTCCCGGAGCTTTCTGGAGGTGATCTCAGATCAAAGAGCCTGCAAATTATTGTCGAGCAGATCGGGCGGATCAGGCGGACCGTCGAACAGCTCCTCGGATACGCCAGAGTTCACCCGCCCCACATCGCCCCTACGCCGCTGCCGAGCATCCTCTCGAATGTCGTGGCGCTGCTGGACCACGAGCTGACCAGAGGAGGGATCCGTGTTGAGCTGAAGATTCCCGCAACCCTTCCCAGTGTCGCCGCTGATCCTGACTTGCTTCAGCAGGTCTTCGTCAATCTCCTGATAAATGCCCTTGACGCTATGCCGGATGGCGGGGATGTACAGGTGGCGGCTGAGGCTCATGAGGGCGTGATTGAGGTACGTGTAGAAGATACCGGATGCGGTATCCCTTCTGAAAGCCTCCCCCGGATCTTCGACCCATTCTTTACCACCAAGAAGGTCGGGAAGGGGACCGGTCTGGGGCTCTCCGTGGTTTACGGGATCGTGAAGGATCATGGAGGAACCATCGAGGCGAAGAGCGAGCCTGGTGTGGGAACGACCTTTCGGATCACCTTTCCGGTATACCGCCCGTAGCCCAACATCCTGGTTCCCACGGCAAGGGATCACACGCGGCTCAATGAGCCTGCAAAGGAGATAAGGCGAGGCTACTTGATGGACTTTTCAACGGCTCAGCGCAAGCTTCTTGACCTATTCAGATTCATTCTGGATTTCTGCGATATCGGTCGCGCGTTCGATCGTTGTCGGGTAGAGGACGTGATCGGGTCTGCGCATCATACCCAGGGAAGGATATACGTCGTCGCGATAGGGAAGAGCGCACCCGGCATGGCGGAGGAACTTCTCAGGAGATCGGGCATTGCCCCATTTGCCGGCGTGTTAGCCAGTCCTGTGCTCAATGGCTGGAGTCATCCTCGATTTCAGACCTTCGAAGGTGGGCACCCAATGCCGAACAAGGAGAGCATTGATGCCGCAAGGGCTACCTTATCCATGATGAATGGACTGACCGGCAATGATGCAGTGATCTTCCTGGTGTCCGGCGGGGGGTCGGCATGCTTCGAGTTGCCGATAAGTGATGCTATTACTCTCACTGACCTTGTGGAGATAAACCGTGTACTGATTTCAGGGGAGTTGACCATCGTCGAGACCAACACGGTGAGGAAGCACCTATCCAAAGTGAAGGGCGGAAGGCTCGCTATAGCTGCAGCGCCGGCACAGCAACTGACGCTGTACATCTCCGATGTACCTCGCGGTTATCCTTCCTTTGTGGCGTCAGGGCCGTCGATGCCGGATGATTCCTCCATTCAGGACATGGATACGCTCATCCAGAGACATAAGCTGACACCACTACTCCCGAACTCCATTAAGATGCTCATCCGGTGCGGTATCGTGCCCGAAACACCGAAATCTGGACATCCAGCCTTCCGGACGGCACGTTGGTGCAAGCTTCTGGACAACGATGATGCCATCACAGCGGCAGTGAGATTCGCTGAACAGTCCGGATGGAAGCCTATTGTAGTCGAGCTTTCGGACGATATCTCCGTTCGTGATGCGGCCAGGACACTAACCGAGCGGGCTGAAAATGAAGTCGATGGCGGTGATGGAAAGCCCGTTGTGATAATATCCGGCGGTGAACTGGTATCTCCGGTCCGAGGTCGTGGACGAGGGGGTCGAAATCAGGCATTCGCCTTGGAATGTGCAGAGGTCATTGCAGGCAAACGGATATCAGTTCTCAGTGCAGGGACTGATGGAATTGACGGAAACTCAGATGCAGCGGGAGCTCTCGCAGACAGTACGACTCTCGGTAGATCTCTCGCGGCTGGACTGGTTGTGGCGAAGGCCCGCGAGGCATCCGATTCCAATGGATTCTTCGACCGACTTGGAGATGCAATTGTGACAGGACCAACGGGTATCAATGTTCGTGATCTCAGGATCGTGCTGGCATGGTGAAGCCTGAACTGAGTGTGAGCACGCATGACAGGAGAATGGCTATTGCATAAGTGGAGGTTTCGTCAATGACCTCATGTGAAGTGTACAGACCGAAGATCCTGGTCGTTGATGACGATCAGGAGATGCGTCAACTTCTGGACGATGTCCTGACCCGGGAAGGATTCCATGTCGCCCAGGCAGCGAATGGATCAGAGGCCCTTGTTGCGATCCGAGGCACCGCATACAATGTGATCGTCCTCGACAAGATCATGACCGACATGAGCGGACTGGAAATCCTCCCCGAGATCAAGCGCCTCCAGCCTGGGGCTCAGGTCATCCTCATTACGGCCTTCGGCGACCGGGAGACGGGTGTGGAAGCCATAGGGAAGGGAGCGACAGCCTACCTCGCAAAGCCTTTCGGAATATCCGTTTTGGTTCAGATGGTCAAGAAGGTTCTCGAACAGAAGATCGGCGAAGCGTAACGACTGTTCAATTGGAGGGAATCGAATGGGTGATTTCCATCAGACAGGCGTGATCACGACACTCCATCGGCTTGGAAAGCCAAACCTGGAGCAGCTTGAGAAGGAACTGGAAGAAACACTGCTGTATCGGCCTATCGCCTTGGTGCTGCCGTGTCTCTACTCTGAACTGGAGGGCCAGGCGCTACCCAGGATCGTCGATGAACTGGCCCAGGTCCGGTATCTGCGAGAGATCGTCGTTGGCCTGGGACGGGCCGGCAAAGAGGAGTTCCTGAGGGCCAAGGCGTTCTTTGCGCCTCTTCCTCAGGCGCCCCTTCTGCTCTGGAACGACGGACCCAGGATCCAGGCCCTCTACCAACTACTGGAGGAACGCGGCATCTCTGCAGGTCCTGATGGCAAAGGGAGGTCGGCGTGGATGACGTTCGGCTACGTCCTGGCTCGTGGCCAAAGCGACGTCATCGCCCTCCACGACTGCGACATCCTGACCTACCATCGAGAACTGCTTGCTCGACTGTGTTATCCGGTGGCGAATCCCCGATTGGCCTTCGAGTTTGCAAAAGGCTACTACAGCCGGGTGACGGATCGGCTCCACGGGAGAGCTGTCAGACTCTTGGTGGTGCCCCTCATCCGAGCCCTCCAGCGGATCTTGGACCAGCAACCGTTTTTGACCTACCTGGATAGCTTCAGATACCCTTTAGCCGGCGAATTCTCCATGATCGCCGATCTGGCCCGGGTGAACAGGATCCCGTCGGATTGGGGGCTGGAAGTTGGGGTGCTGGCTCAGGTCTATCGGAACTGTGCCGTGGGCAGGGTCTGCCAGGTCGACCTCGCCGACACCTATGAACACAAGCATCAGGCTCTCTCCGCGACCGATCCGAGCAAGGGTCTCACACGGATGGCGATCGACATCACCAAGAGCATCCTCAGGACATTGGCTGAAGAGGGGACCGTCCTTTCCGATGGGCTCTTAAAGACCCTGCCGATCACCTATATCAGAACAGCCCGTGATATGCTGAGCCGATACCAGAATGACGCGTATATCAACGGGCTTGTGTATGACCAACATCAAGAAGGGCAAGCCGTAGAAGCCTTCGCGAAGGCAATCCAGTTGGCGATTGAGGGATTTCTGGCTGACCCACTAGGTGTCCCTTTGATTCCCAACTGGAACCGTGTCCTGGCCGCGATTCCTGACTTCTTGACCAGGCTTCGGGAGGCGGTGGATGCTGATAACGCATAGCTCAAGGCAGAGCAGGAGGTAAAGAGGAAAAAGGTTGTGATGGGCAGCGAGGCACATCTTATCATCTACACAGATCTGGATGGGACATTGCTGGACCATGAGACGTACAGTTTCGGTCTGGCCCAGGAGGCCCTGAAGGAGGTCGAGCGGAGAGGAATCCCCCTCGTCCTTTGTACGAGCAAGACGAGGGCTGAGGTAGAGCAGTACCGGCAACTCCTGAACAATCACGACCCGTTTATCGTGGAGAACGGCGGCGCCACCTTTATCCCTAAAGGTTATTTCGCCTTTGCCTATCCTTACCAGAAGGAGATCGCCGAGTACCACGTTATCGAAGCTGGAATCCCTTACCCCCAACTGGTCGCGGCGTTGAACATGGCGAGAGAGGAAAGCGGCGTCAAGGTCGTGGGCTTTTCGGATCTGAGCGCGGAAGAGGTAGCTCGACTCACGGGTCTTCTTCCGGAGGAGGCGCGCCTGGCGAAGGAGCGAGAGTACGACGAACCCTTCTTGGTTCATGGGTCAGAAGAAGAAGCGGAACGGGTGAAAGTGCTTTTGAGGAAGCAGGGTTTCCTGTGCACGCAGGGAGGGAGGTTCGACCACCTCACCGGACGCAACGACAAGGGGAGGGCGGTCTCAACGTTGACCGGACTTTTTCAGCAGGCATGGGGAAGGGTGCGTACCGTGGGAATCGGAGACAGCCAGAACGATCTTCCAATGCTTCGGACTGTGGATGTCGCCATCCTCGTCCAGCGGCCAGACGAAACACACGACCCTACGGTCAGGGTTCCTAACCTTATCCGTGTTCGGGGTATCGGGCCGCAGGGCTGGCGAACGGCCGTCCTGGACCTATTGGTTCGTCAGGACTGAAGAAGGTGGAACAGTTCCTTTATGAACCGGTTGTGGAGAGGCTGCAAGAGATCCGGAAGGCCGACATCCTGATCGGGATTCCGAGCTACAACAACGCCGGCACGATCGGGGATGTGGTCAAGACAATCGCCTCCGGACTCACCATATACTTCCCCAAAGCTCGATCCGTCATCGTCAACTCCGATGGGGGCTCTCAGGATGGGACCTCGCAGGCTGTTGAGGCCGCTCTTGAAGACCCCTCCCTCCTTCTCGTTCAGCATCCCGTGCCTCCCATCCACAAGATCATCACCCCGTACCATGGCATTCCCGGAAAGGGGAGTGCCTTTCGAACGATCTTTAAGATTGCCGAAACGCTTCAGGTGCAGGCCTGTGCGGTTGTCGACTCAGACCTTCGTTCCATCTCGCCCGAGTGGGTGGAGCGGTTGATCCGACCCGTCTACGAGGGGGGATTCGATTATGTGGCGCCGCTGTACCATCGCCATAAGTACGATGGGACCATTACCAACAGCATCGTCTACCCCCTCACTAGGGCCCTGTATGCCCAACAGATTCGACAACCTATCGGTGGCGATTTTGGCTTTTCAGGGAAGCTGGCCGCCCTGTATCTCACCAAGCAGGTATGGGGGACCGATGTGGCCCGCTTCGGGATCGATATCTGGATGACGGTCACCGCGGCGGCTGAGAAATATCGGATCTGTCAGGCGTTCCTTGGGGCCAAAGTTCACGAGCACAAGGACCCCGGGCTGCATCTCTCCGGGATGCTAGTGCAGGTGGTGGGTTCGCTCTTCAGCCTCATGGAGGAGTATCAGAGCGTATGGCAAGCCACGCAAGAGTCGAGTCCTGTTCCCATCTTCGGACCGTTACGCGAGGTGGAGGTTGAGCACGTCTCGGTGAACGTCGAACGGATGGTGAACGCCTTTAAGCAGGGAGTTCGCGATCTGCTACCCATCTGGGAGATCATTCTGGCACCCGAGACTTTGACCGAACTGCTGCTCATTGCTCCATTGGAGACGGAGGAGTTCCGATTTCCGATGGATGTCTGGGTCTCTGTGGTTTATGATTTCGCTCTCGCCTACCACCATCGGGCCCTGCACCTGGAGCATCTACTCAAGGCCCTGACCCCGCTCTACCTCGGCAGGACCGCCTCCTTTGTCCTGGAGACGCGAGAGAGCGGCCATCAGCAGGTCGAAGGGGTCATCGAGACGATGGCTGAACAGTTTGAGGCAATGAAGCCGTACCTGGTGGCGCGTTGGAGGTGAAACCATGAATGAGCTGTGGCAAGAGGCTATGCTCGATGCCGTTCAAAACACCGGTAAACGGCTGACCCTCTTTCTACCAAACATCCTGGCTATGATGACCCTCGTCGTGATCGGCCTTGTGGCAGGGTGGATCGTGAAAAGCCTCCTCCACCGGATCCTGTTGGCCGTGAAGTTCGATCCGCTCTGTGAGCGATGGGGATTGAGCCAGTCCCTGACTAAGGCGGGGGTGAGGCGATCTTGCTCCTATCTCGTCGGCCGCCTGAGCTTCTGGGCCGTCTTCCTGGTCTTTACCTTCATGGGGATCGACGCCCTGAATCTCGCGGCGGCCACTCGCCTCACTACAGGCGCCCTGGACTTCTTACCCCAACTACTGACCGCCCTTCTCCTCCTCTGGGCCGGATGGCTTTTGGCCATTTTTTTAGCTCAAGGGGCCCTTATTACGGCAGTTAATGCCCAGTGGCGGGGAGCACACCTCATCGCTACCCTGATTCGGTGGGGTGTCCTAATCTTCACGGCGGCGACGGTCCTCACCCAATTAGGAATCGCCAAGGAGATGGTGGTGGCGGCATTCTCTATCGCCTTCGGTGGCGTGGTACTGGCCTTGGCGCTCGCCTTTGGCCTGGGCGGCAGGGACCTGGCCAGAGAGCTGCTTGAACGCCGCCTTCGCAACGAGAAGGATCAGGAGGAGAAGAATGAGATCTCCCATCTCTAATGAGGTAGAGAACCGTGGACTCTAAGTCTTCTTGGAAGCGCCCTGCTTGGGCTGACATCCGTGCACTGCTTGGGTCCACAGTGAACGTCCTGCGGACGGCTCTGGCCTATCTCCTTGGCGTGAGCGAGGAGAGAAAGCCGGAGATTTATCTTCGGCTGGCTCAGACAGCATCCCTAGCGGAGTTAAACTACTGGCTACAACTTGTGTTCTCTTGTGGTATCGCCACACTCGGGCTGGTCCTCAACAGTCCGGCAGTTGTCATTGGCGCAATGCTGGTTTCGCCCATGATGGGCCCTATCATGGCGACCGGTCTTTCGCTCGTGGTAGGTGATGTGTACCTGGGTTTCAAGTCGCTAGTCAACATCTTCCTCAGCTCCTTCATGGCGGTCTGCATCTCCGCACTCTTGGTAGCGTTCCTACCGTTCACAGCGGTCACAGAAGAGATCGCCGCCAGGATTCAGCCGACAGTGCTCGATATGGCCGTCGCACTGTTGTGCGGGTTGGCTGGAGCCGTGGCCAGTTGTCTCAGCCGGACCCAAGTTGGAACTGCCGCACCTGGTGTTGCGATTGCGGTTGCGCTGATGCCGCCGCTGTGCGTGGTCGGATTCGGGGTTGGCATCGGGTTTGACTGGCCCATTGTGAAAGGCGGTGGACTGTTATTCCTCGCAAATCTGGTGGCTATTATTGTGACTTCGGCGCTCGTCTTTTTTACTGTTCGCATGGATACCGATGAGGTGCAGGAGTGCGCTTTCCAATGGGAAGAGAGTCAAGCGACGCCGGACAGCAGGTTTGCTCATCTGGTGCAGTGGGTGCCTCTCTATCGGAGAGTGAGACGCGTCGGGTCTCTCCCTGGCCGGCTCACGATCATCCTGCTCTTCCTGATCCTGATCTTCATTCCGCTGAAACAAGCCTTGACCCGTGTGACGCGGGAGGTGACCATCCGCCAAGAGGTCAATAAACGCGTGAAGGCGTTTGCGCAGCGTGGGCGTTCGGCGATTGATGCGAAGGACACGATCATCAGCGAAGGTAAGATCATCGTTCTGTTGCGAATTTCGACCGCCGAGCTATATAGGCAAGCGGATCGGGAGCGCTTCGAGCGGGAGACATCGGCTGTCCTGGGGGCGCCGGTTGAGCTGGAGTTGACGCAAAATCTGGCCAGCATCGGCGAAGGCGATACGATCTCGCGGCTGCTGAAGCCCGGCGCGTCGGTGGCTCAGAGCAAATCTAAGACACTCATGCAGCTTACGCTGGACCTGAGCCATCGCCTCCATCAGATGACAACCGTGCTGCCCTTCCCGCCCGAATCGGTTCTCGCGGAGATGCGAACGGTCGTTTCTGACCGCACGGGGCGTCTAGGCATGGAGGTAATCTATTTGGGGGAGCGGGATCTTGCTCCGGACACGCAGGCAGTTATTAACCAAGTGATCGGACGCGAGGCAGCCATCGCCGATCTCGATGTCTCCTATCGGCGCATTGCCGGAGGAGTGCGGTTTCGCATACCGTTTGGATTCGGGTCGGCCACTCCAGGGAGGAGGGCCACGGAAGCTATTGATCGTGCTGGTCGTGTGCTGGCCAAGTACCCCTCGCTCGCCGCGCATCTCGCCGGGAACGCCGAGTCGGACGAGTCGCAGCGAAACGGGAAACTGGCCGAACAACGCGCGATAGCGGTCCGCCTATCGCTCCTGGAGCGTTGGCACATCGACCCCAAACGCATCATCGTGGAGACAGGGAAGGAACCTCGGAGGGCTGTGACCATAGCTCTTTCTCAGTCTTTAAGCTCTTAATCTGCAATGAGTGAAGGGAGATCAGTACTGTCCACCCCTAAGCGAGGGGACTTAGAGATGCGGAAGGCCGCTTCGACGGCGTTGGCTTTTTTTATTGTCATCGGGTTCGGGTGTACCCAGGAAAGGTCTCTGACAGAGAGAAAAACTGAGCCCCGAATCGTGTTCGCCCATTTCAAGGTGCCCTCTCCTGAAACCCTTTC contains:
- the mpgP gene encoding mannosyl-3-phosphoglycerate phosphatase; protein product: MGSEAHLIIYTDLDGTLLDHETYSFGLAQEALKEVERRGIPLVLCTSKTRAEVEQYRQLLNNHDPFIVENGGATFIPKGYFAFAYPYQKEIAEYHVIEAGIPYPQLVAALNMAREESGVKVVGFSDLSAEEVARLTGLLPEEARLAKEREYDEPFLVHGSEEEAERVKVLLRKQGFLCTQGGRFDHLTGRNDKGRAVSTLTGLFQQAWGRVRTVGIGDSQNDLPMLRTVDVAILVQRPDETHDPTVRVPNLIRVRGIGPQGWRTAVLDLLVRQD
- a CDS encoding glycosyltransferase, producing the protein MEQFLYEPVVERLQEIRKADILIGIPSYNNAGTIGDVVKTIASGLTIYFPKARSVIVNSDGGSQDGTSQAVEAALEDPSLLLVQHPVPPIHKIITPYHGIPGKGSAFRTIFKIAETLQVQACAVVDSDLRSISPEWVERLIRPVYEGGFDYVAPLYHRHKYDGTITNSIVYPLTRALYAQQIRQPIGGDFGFSGKLAALYLTKQVWGTDVARFGIDIWMTVTAAAEKYRICQAFLGAKVHEHKDPGLHLSGMLVQVVGSLFSLMEEYQSVWQATQESSPVPIFGPLREVEVEHVSVNVERMVNAFKQGVRDLLPIWEIILAPETLTELLLIAPLETEEFRFPMDVWVSVVYDFALAYHHRALHLEHLLKALTPLYLGRTASFVLETRESGHQQVEGVIETMAEQFEAMKPYLVARWR
- a CDS encoding DUF389 domain-containing protein, with the translated sequence MDSKSSWKRPAWADIRALLGSTVNVLRTALAYLLGVSEERKPEIYLRLAQTASLAELNYWLQLVFSCGIATLGLVLNSPAVVIGAMLVSPMMGPIMATGLSLVVGDVYLGFKSLVNIFLSSFMAVCISALLVAFLPFTAVTEEIAARIQPTVLDMAVALLCGLAGAVASCLSRTQVGTAAPGVAIAVALMPPLCVVGFGVGIGFDWPIVKGGGLLFLANLVAIIVTSALVFFTVRMDTDEVQECAFQWEESQATPDSRFAHLVQWVPLYRRVRRVGSLPGRLTIILLFLILIFIPLKQALTRVTREVTIRQEVNKRVKAFAQRGRSAIDAKDTIISEGKIIVLLRISTAELYRQADRERFERETSAVLGAPVELELTQNLASIGEGDTISRLLKPGASVAQSKSKTLMQLTLDLSHRLHQMTTVLPFPPESVLAEMRTVVSDRTGRLGMEVIYLGERDLAPDTQAVINQVIGREAAIADLDVSYRRIAGGVRFRIPFGFGSATPGRRATEAIDRAGRVLAKYPSLAAHLAGNAESDESQRNGKLAEQRAIAVRLSLLERWHIDPKRIIVETGKEPRRAVTIALSQSLSS